In the Oncorhynchus gorbuscha isolate QuinsamMale2020 ecotype Even-year linkage group LG05, OgorEven_v1.0, whole genome shotgun sequence genome, one interval contains:
- the LOC124035153 gene encoding uncharacterized protein LOC124035153, which produces MRQRMGEGRTTLWEIPREGRATTSQMAIGKRAAAATCLRGKERQRTTTSKGEGEGRRWIEQDRIVGEREREKTAEGQRELGEVRERDRRTSTEWERERETETPRELESEKERERHLRRYHQQLQQMQWLQQPLPASPSVCRGVEELLAGYRATAGAGGDHLPLRGEGTAGVTVEAKGRGQSHLSNNTSQSHCHNGDNDDDNEGDNDGSGEHILKCLFLGVGSVLSTISRLDDRGTGGEGVERGSGDEWGSPKEEERGRWAWPECRVVESEEGGRWTGAVLRLGEEERLTSSLRGAFERRGWAGEHKERGEEDMLLGAEWSTEEEGEVAVNDFTHGSTDSNSDNDSFYRHCSHHAPAERPLSPPPPPAKLNDLSLESKHINQSSSGLCLHFQNVPICPCQQGVPLSPRKRTALPGAELLRLIDPATPLLSFVQTGRGAADGTTRLLPESQNNSGVVAQMPPSSPPHCESSGDSSRCTMDPLSLSLLQVDRLAATDSFLCQQVPHSTYSPSLLPREGRKGKGVVDGGQSLVPTLVIDGKSGEGHMDQRRSKMDAAPLWRMAMTKPSAPVVSLVSVQDQRGILKTPAQLGREVLGS; this is translated from the exons ATGAGACAGcgaatgggagaggggaggacaaCCCTTTGGGAAATACCCAGAGAAGGAAGAGCCACTACAAGCCAGATGGCCATAGGTAAGAGGGCAGCTGCTGCTACCTGCCTCAGAggaaaagagaggcagaggactACTACgagtaaaggagagggagagggcaggagatGGATAGAGCAGGACCGAattgtgggggagagggagagagagaagacagctgagggacagagagagttgggagaggtcagggagagagataggaggactAGTACAgaatgggaaagggagagagaaactgagacgCCAAGGGAGCTGGAGagcgagaaggaaagagagaggcattTGAGAAGATACCACCAGCAGCTTCAGCAGATGCAGTGGCTCCAGCAGCCTCTGCCTGCCTCTCCGTCTGTCTGCCGCGGTGTGGAGGAGCTGCTGGCTGGGTACAGGGCCACTGCTGGGGCCGGGGGAGACCACCTCCCGCTCCGGGGGGAAGGGACCGCAGGGGTCACAGTGGAGGCaaaggggaggggacagagtcACCTCTCTAACAACACGTCTCAGAGCCACTGCCACAATGgcgataatgatgatgataatgaaggAGATAATGATGGTAGTGGAGAGCACATCCTCAAATGTCTCTTCCTCGGGGTTGGATCAGTGCTGTCTACCATCAGCAGGCTGGATgacagagggacaggaggagaaggagtggagagagggagtggggacgAATGGGGGTCAcccaaggaggaggagagagggagatgggcaTGGCCAGAGTGTAGAGTGGTCGAGTCAGAAGAGGGCGGCAGGTGGACAGGGGCTGTGTTGCGTCTTGGGGAGGAGGAACGGTTAACATCTAGCCTCCGTGGGGCAtttgagaggagggggtgggcaggggaacacaaggagagaggagaagaggacatgcTGCTGGGGGCTGAATGGAgcacagaggaggaaggagaggttgCCGTTAATGACTTCACCCACGGCTCCACAGACAGCAACAGTGACAACGACAGCTTTTACCGACACTGCAGCCACCACGCTCCGGCCGAGAggcccctctctccacccccgccCCCAGCCAAGCTCAACGACCTGTCCCTGGAGTCCAAGCACATCAACCAGAGCTCCAGTGGCCTGTGCCTACACTTCCAAAATGTCCCCATTTGCCCCTGCCAGCAGGGAGTACCACTGAGCCCCAGAAAGAGGACAGCGCTACCAGGTGCTGAGCTGCTACGTCTTATAGACCCTGCCACCCCCCTTCTGTCCTTTGTGCAAACGGGGAGGGGAGCGGCGGATGGCACCACAAGGCTTCTCCCTGAGAGCCAAAATAATTCTGGAGTTGTGGCTCAAATGCCCCCTTCTTCACCACCACACTGTGAGTCCTCGGGTGATTCATCTAGATGCACCATGGACCCCCTCTCACTTTCCTTGCTTCAAGTAGACAGGCTGGCAGCCACAGACTCCTTCCTCTGCCAGCAGGTACCACACAGCacctactccccctccctcctgcctAGGGAAGGTAGAAAGGGAAAAGGGGTGGTGGACGGTGGCCAGTCTCTAGTACCCACTCTAGTGATAGATGGGAAGAGTGGTGAAGGCCACATGGATCAGAGGAGATCCAAGATGGACGCTGCTCCTCTCTGGAGAATGG CTATGACCAAACCATCTGCCCCTGTGGTCTCCTTGGTGTCTGTCCAAGACCAAAGAGGAATCCTGAAAACCCCAGCCCAGTTAGGGAGGGAGGTCCTAGGCTCCTGA
- the LOC124036072 gene encoding ubiquitin-associated protein 2-like has translation MMTSVVSNPPRGTRDRALPTTTQTTQPQKQIQATAEQIRLAQMIYDKNDADFEDKVKQLIEVTGKTQDECMVALHDCNEDVNRAINFLLESTSDTTSWETVGKKARGPGKEGGPSEMKDNREKRDREASRGRGGPSRRGRGTSRSREGQLL, from the exons atgatgaCTTCAGTGGTCAGCAATCCACCTCGAGGAACTCGAGACAGAGCGCTGCCCACCACCACACAAACCACACAGCCACAAAAACAGATACAG GCCACAGCGGAACAGATTCGGCTTGCCCAGATGATCTACGACAAAAATGATGCCGACTTTGAGGATAAGGTCAAACAA CTGATTGAGGTGACTGGGAAGACCCAAGATGAGTGTATGGTGGCCCTCCATGACTGCAACGAGGATGTCAACAGAGCCATCAATTTCCTGCTGGAAAGCACCTCTGACACG ACCTCCTGGGAGACAGTTGGGAAAAAGGCGCGAGGCCCCGGGAAGGAGGGAGGACCCTCTGAGATGAAGGACAACCGAGAGAAGAGGGATCGCGAGGCAAGCCGGGGCCGCGGGGGTCCCAGCAGGAGGGGCCGTGGAACCAGCCGTAGCCGAGAAG gtcaattactgtga